The DNA sequence CATGAATTTAATGTTGTCAATGAAAGTAATCCTTTGTTTATCCTTGACGCCGACTTGCTCTGCTGTGTTGCCTCTGGTTATTAATACGTGGCCTTTCCAGGAAGCAACGGCGAAAGGTAGTTACCCAACTTATTGGTAACTGTCTTTAAAAACAatagtgtaatgcagtgtaatgtctTTCTACAAACGAATCAGAATGGATGATCGAATACACTAGCCATTGTACTGTATCCCGATTCCAAGCTCATTCACATAAGGGAAATGAATTACATCAAATTCACGGAACCAGTTGTGTGGACAGTTGCATTTATTGACaatgtttaaaacaaacttcGCTTCCCTTCGACCCAAGTTGTCAGCGAACGCTCTCAAGTTGTCGAGAAAGTTTAATGTTTGCGGGCATTATCTAACGTTACCCAACACTCGGCACCTCCGGCGACTGATTTCACCCGCTTTATCGGGCCATGCGGAAGATTTCTGAACTGTTCTTGGGGAAAAGACAGCAGTATCGTTGGCATTGTTTACAGCATATAGCTAGCCTTCTGTTCGTTGTGCTTTGCCTTGCTTAGACACCAGTGTTGTGTCCTCTGCTGACTTGATCCCCTTGTaccatttcctctccctctgAACCTCAGTACTTTCCTTAATTCGCTGGATATTAACACACAAGCTGTTAGAAATATTGCATCAGTAGGGATATTAATCTTCCAAGACAGGCAGAGGAGATTATCTGCCAAATGGTTATATCGGGAGCCTATTTGCTCATGGAGTCACGGCAGGTGGTGCTTGCCATTTGACACCTGTAAAAGCTTTTACATCAAAGTCACTTGTCTGTGAACACTTAAGCACAGTGTATAGAGAAAACAGTCTCCTAAATCGAAAAGTCGACAAAGACTGCGGGCACACTTGCACAGACAGATAAGTGATTGCTCCTTCTAGTCATCCACCACTCAAAGGCTAGTTAGTCAGCAGCCTTGATAAAAGCAATGTCATGCTATAGTGACGGCACTAGTGTGTTTCTGGTCATAGAGATATGAATCATGCTGTAGGACTTTTGGTAATGCTCCTTTATATCCCCATCTATTGTAGCATGGAGCACGCTCGGTTCTGGAGGCTCAACGCTGGACGCCGTGGAAAAGGGCTGCGCCCAGTGTGAAATACAGCAGTGCGACGGCAGCGTTGGTTACGGAGGGAGCCCCGACGAGACGGGAGAGACCACGCTGGATGCCATGATAATGAATGGGTTAGACTGCTTGCTGAAACTGGCTctttttggatttaaaaaagacACTTGGGCTTTAAACAGAGGTGCACAGATTTACAGACTTGAGTAAATACCAGAAAAGATCATCACTCCACCATTTCACAGATAAAGGAATTCCAAACATTTGAGTCTTTTAGCCTCATCTTAAATAAAAAGCTGAGTGGTGTGCAGAtctttgttttttaatgcaGTTACTCAAACTGTGCCCAAATCTCTTTACAGTACCCCAGAATAAGGGTCTTTTTAAAGATTACATTTCTTGCAACATTTGGTGATGGGGTTTTCTTATGGTTTGGTTCTTTTTATGTAGTGACACAATGGATGTTGGAGCAGTTGGATGCCTCAGGCGAATTAAGAATGCCATTGGTGTGGCTAGGGCAGTGATGGAACGGACCAAGCATACGTTCCTGGTGGGAGAATTGGgtaataattgtttttcacaATTTATGCAAGAGACTGAATTCTCTTTTACAGGTTTACATTTTACACCGTGACACTTAGCAAACAAAAGGGGATagattaatacatttacaagaaTGTCTGATGTCAGAGATTCTTCCTAGTACAGCTGTTTCACAGTAGTGGAAGCAAATCTGTTCATCATCTCAGAATGTGGTGAAATCTGTTTATTTGGACAACTGATTCAACCATTGGATTAAGTAGACTGCATGACTTCTCTTGTTGGTTTTGGCAACAGGTACATAATTGCAACTGTCACTAGCCTTTTATGCTGTGAAcagttttttctctcttcctgtccACACAGCTTCTGCGTTTGCAGAAAATATGGGATTCCCTGCTGAAGATTTAACAACCAATAACTCGCTTGgtattttcacaaaatggctgacggaCAACTGCCAGCCAAATTACCGTCAGGTGGATGCTCTTTCTGCTGTAAACCATGTCATCTTTCTACATTCTAACACACTTGCCAATGCAGTTAATTAGTTCAACGTTTTATGCCTGTTagtaaattataataatttcagAATAATATATCCAGAATGCTTACAGAATATCAGCCAAAGATGGAAATGTGCAATAGGAAGAGTAAGAGAAAGATCTATCATGTGGGCGCATTATAAATACTAGTCTGAGTTGCTTAAAATGCTGCATTCATGTTACAGTTCAGAGgactttttggggaaatatcaCCCTAATGGCAACCCCCAAAATACCATATGCATAATTAAAtcaatatgaataattaatcaTGACCAATATGAGAAGGATTATTCTTGATCCCAGTATGCTGTTAAACTTGGCATGAGCAAAGCTCAATGGAGATACATCAACATTCAGACAGATAGGCAGTGTTATTTTTAGATGAAAACACAGCAGATAAAGCATTGGAGCAGATGGGCAGGGGCCAGACTGGACCACGTGACCACACCAAGCCACGGTTATTTCTTACCCATGACGAACATGCATGTCCAGTATTATTTGGAAACCAAACCATTCCCATGTcttacattttaatgttcaaggtacaataggtaagatttttgtgttaaaacattgttacaagacctttgtaaatcccttcctatcattgaaaaaggctcactgacatgttgactcaccctctgcctttgtttatagtccttaaattcgggtttcaaaatatacagttgatggcccgacactgtaccaaaacattgtataaccgtacaataattcaagctcattggttaaaaatgtgttctagttgccacagccaatggcatttcaacgtaaagtgttgtggtttgaaggtttttgttgctgctattcctctcttgaccgttaaaagtcagaaatgacctattgtacctttaaatacttTAGAAATAACAGTTATTTTAGATTATTTCAGGCTTTTGGTCACTGGttagtctctctctgtctctctccaaaTCCAAAATGAACAGTCATAGCTACATCTTGACATTTCTTCCACTTCTCACATTTGACAGGATGTTTCTCCAGACCCTTCTGAATCCTGTGGTCCATACAAGCCAAAGACTACGTTACAACAAATTAAGGGACACCAGCTCATCAATATCCATGCCCATGACACTATTGGTATTGTAGTTTTATATGGTATATAAATGTACTTTGTAGTTTTGCCAGTTAGCATAGCCATAGTGAGGCCTTTTCTCACTTTTATTGGTGTTCTAGACCATATCATCTTGAATTGGGTTATACGTTATAGCTGCAGTAGCTGCAGCTACATTTAGCTACATATTACTAAAAAAGACTGTGAAAACAGTCTAAACCCTAAGGTGTATCTTATTCTATTGTATATTCTCTTATACATTAGAATTAATTATTGGTGATGTGTAACCTGGCGATGTGGACAGAGTCTATTTTCCTGGCACTCATATTTCCTCATTAATTAAGTCACTAGAtatttcctttgttttgttaCTTTctagaaaatattaaaaacctCACTGGTGGTATGACATGGAGCCAGATCATTAATTAAGAAGGGAAAACAAATATTCTCATCACTTGTGAAAGcaaattgtaaatattgttattatttggcACTAATCAGGCCTGTAATTCGTTAGAAACATGGCTGTGAATTGTACTTTGTGGATActgaattcatttattttttttattattgaattgaGTTGAAGGCCTTCAGCTCTGATTTAAAAACCTTTCAGCTCCACTTTATACTCTCGTATGACCATGGAATGTAAAATCGCACATCAACAGGGTCTGTTAAGTCATGACTGTGACATTCACTTATATCTGAGTGAAATACccacagttggtgtgtgtgtgttctgaatgtGGACTCGCAAACAGTTTCCCCAAGTTTGTTTCCTGTGCTTTTAGGGATGATTGTGATCAATCAGGCTGGACAAGTGGCAGCCGGAACATCGACTAATGGAGCACGCCACAAGGTCCCGGGGTTTGTACTTAAACAGCTGTGCAGCTGTGCATCCATACGTTAATGAAGTTTCCTGCAGCTTGCTATTTGGAAAATGGGATTCTGAGTGTAGCCAAGCGGGCTCCGGTCTGTATTTAAAGAACAGAATCAAAATCAATTGTATTCAGTCCATTTTGATTTATGTATTGGTCTCTAGTCTGTTGTCTGTTATCCATAAAGTTGCATGAGTATGCTATAACAGAGTGcactttcagcttttttttattgctgcaTATTTTCAATACTTATTTTCACCATTTCTATGTTAAGCAGCCCTGATTTTCTAGttctcttgtctgtgtgtgcactatATTTTGCATGGAATTCAAGTCTGCCTCAGTTTATTCGATCAATTTCCTGTGATGAGCAGCGCTCGCTGTGAAACCCAAAGTAGACATTGTTGATTTGTTTGTGTGGTGTTTCTCGTCCTGTTCTAATAGCCGTGTGGGGGATTCGCCCATCCCCGGAGCCGGTGCGTACGCTGACAGCACCGTGGGGGGGGCTGCTGCCACGGGAGACGGTGACATTATGATGCGTTTCCTGCCAAGGTGCTTTGACTTGTAGAGCAGACCTCATaagcagactctctctctctcccgccctgtTTGACTGACACGACACAGGGATGACCGCCCGAACGGCAGAACGGGTGTTCCTGTCGCCCCGAGACTTGCCGGAATGCATCCTGACAACGGGGCTcttctaataaccctgccactTCCTCCCGCTGAATATTCAACACCTTCAGCTCAGTTGGAAGTGTCAAtagttttattctttttttctttctgctaTGCAGCTGACAGCTGTAACCAGCTGCGGTTATCTGAAAAGTTTTAACGTgacttggggagggggggcatggGAATTCACCGTAACGTAATATCCAACAAACAACGGGTGGGAAGGTGGCAACATGTCAGTAGATGTATTCATACTGACTGTACAGTGTGAACATTCCGGAAGATAGCCATCACGTTtgcctgttgtgtgtgttataaTATGCATACTATTGCATGGTAGCTGAGAGTTTGGACTGGACTGCATGGGATCAGCCATGGACGAGGACACACTGCACACGTATTCAGCCTTATTACTGTAGAGGAGCGCCTGCTATTTGCATGTTCCTGACAGAAGGGCTCCGGCAGTGGGacatggagggaggagaggctACTGTAACAGCACAGCAAATCTGTCAtaactttctcacacacaaactttgTGTGAGGACGGTGTTGACACGGTTTATCTGCTCCCTTCATAATTAGTTACCTGGCTGTGGAACAGATGAGAGCAGGTGTAGACCCTTCCACTGCCTGTAAAACCGCCATCGGCAGAATCAAGCAGCACTTTCCATACTTCTTTGGTGCCGTCATCTGTGCAAACACCACGGGGAGTTACGGTGAGTCGTAGGTCGACAACACGTATGACAATTGTGGACAGATGAATTTATGCAACTGTATTGGTGATCAGTAATCTTGTTGCCGTTTGCTTTACCGTAAAATTGTATCGTTTGGGAACATCTTAAAATGTTGGGTTTTTTTCAAATCTTCATAAATCTTCCTCTCTCAAAGGAGCTGCTTGTAACAAAATTCCTGGATTCTCCAAATTTCCTTTTATGGTGTCCAACCCGAAATCCAACGTGCCCATAAAGGAAACGGTGGATTGCATTTAAAGGTGCTGAAATGACTTCAGATAATCTCATTCCCTTCTGTCCATACAAAGCCTGATCTCTGAGACTGAAATGTATGGATttttaaagtgtatttttaattgactttagtatttgtgtttgtgggggGAGACACAGAATGTAAGAATCGTGGATACAATCGTTTTGGAATAGTGCTCATTTAGTTTCTGGTTTGGAACCATCTTTAAATCAGCCATTCAGTAGTGTtaattcagccattttaatgctttttaaTCTGTATATCCAAACGATTCAAATGTTTCCAAATGATTCATATTAGTGCCTAACCTGCACTGTATCTGCAAAAATGCATATACGTATGTATGTCGGGCCAGTTGTGCAGACAatttaagcctagtcctagactaatgTCAGTTTTCaatggagattatccatacaaaactaAGCTTAGCCCTGTACTAAACTGAATCTGTGCGGACACAATATGATCTCCCCACAGAATACAGCAATTTCTTAataaaacagataaataaatgagaCCAGTGTGAGAATTTGGATggtaaaatgtactttttattatttttgaatagtatctgcagttgaaataaaaaacactattctacaaaatgtatgtattgGGGCTAATGATTCCATTTTTTTAACTGACTTGGTTGATACTTTTATAATGGTTTATGCAGTCCATTTATAAACCAATGTATTAGTGCATCGCAGATGAAGTGCAACATTTACAGTACAATTAGTTCCATTCCAAAATATACACTTTATACAGATACAGTTTAGCACATTAATACACAGTAAATAGCAGACATTTGGCAACACACATAAGCTAAGAAATTTGTGTACGGACATGACCCTAGAACTAGCTGTAGACATGCAGCACATAACACCAATAAAGAACAGCGGGAGAAATACCATTCTGGACTTCAGCAGATGCTGGGGTTGACGGTTGCCTCAGCAACCAGGAACGATCTTTACTCCGGGGCCGTTCTCCGCCCACTGGAAAAACTCGCACTGTTTGGCTTTTCCGAGAGCACATACATAAAAGTTGCGTCCGTTGTTGGGTCCAAGTTTCAAGACTGTTCGCATGATGCAGCGTCTCCCATGGTTACAGAGGGGGAAGTGCAGGTCCGCCCACTGCCAGAGAAGACGCGCAAACGCACAAgcatgtttttccatttcaaattcaattacAGGGGGTCCCTCTCAATAAAGCAATCATGATGGGTTCAATGACCTGTAAAAGAACTTATTCAGCGTATTCCTCCATTGCAATTATCTATAGTTTGATACAAGAGTTCTGACTAATGTTTCACTTCAATAATGCTGTGAATGCTAAGTATGTACAAACTGAAGAGTAAATTAAATTCTGCCTTTCATGTCATCTACATTCTCATGAGAAGTTGTTTATAAAAGAGTTTCTATTGACTGCTGCAGAAAGATAATTTATATTAATCTAactttgttgtgttgtatagtTCTTGTCAGAGGGAACACATCCAATAGATTTGAAAGAAGGGAATGTGGAATATACTAGCAAGTTGACCACAACCGAACGATGCATAATCAATGATGAAGATTTGCCTCGCATGAAAGCATCATGTCTTTGCCCGTTTGCCTTACCTCAAAGAATTGGCACTGGGCTTCtcgagggagggaacaggcgAAGAACTGGCGGCCCTGGTTCTCCCCCTCTTTTCGGACCACTCGAAGCACACAGGGGCGTCGGTGGGCCTCACAGCAGGGGACGGCGGGAGGGGAGGGTCCGCTCTCCTCTGGGCTCCTGATCAACAGAAACGTTTCAGAAAGCTGGAGCCTGAGGGGCGGACGCACACAGAATTTACACAGTATCACTTTTTAACCTTATCATTCCCTAAAGGGCCGTTCATATATGAGTATGCAGGATATTCAGCCATTCAGTGTCATCCTTATATTTTATCAATAATTAGTACTTGTGTATAGTACGACTCATTCACTGAAAATAGCTTTGTTTAAAAGGAAGTAGACCCAAATCAGGATATGGTCAATTTACCAATCCTTTATCACTGATTATTTACTTATAGCTGACTCAGGGGCTAAATTATCGGGAATTATTGCCACACATTTCTTGTAATTGTAAAGGAAAACTCTATACGGTTTGCCACATCCACATTTTGTATCTGTACAAACTGTTACTGGTGGATAAGCAGGTACACAGTTACCTTGTTAAGTTACGATGTCTAGTCGGCGCTTTGTTCTCAGAAAAAGACTCGTGATCAATTCTCATTTTCTTCTGCGGCTGACTGCAGGAGGCCTCAAATTCCCCACTGGAGAGGGCCCAGCTCCTTCTCCGGAAAGTTCCGGAGCCATAATTGGGACTTGTGTTCCCCAGACTGAGGTTATGTTTATTTAAATCTCTCTGCGAAGTGAGAGGATTCAAACAAGTCCTCCCGGAACGGAGTGCGGGACTTTTCATCGGGGAAGGCTTTCCGCTCAGACCGGTGAAAATGAGGGTGGAGGTTCCGAACGCGGCTCTTCGGTTGAATTTCACTTCCTCCTGTGGTTTGGAGAAGGCATTGCAGGGGTACTTGATCAAATCTGGGCTAAAAGCGGAAAAGTCCTCTTTCATTCGCTCTTTGGGACCTGCGGAGGGAATATTCAAGTGTAGATACATTAGCATTTAAAGCTGCACAACCCCAGACCAGCATTTTGCACCATCTGCTTTATTTCAGTGACTGATAATGGATTACTCCTTGCTATTAGTGTTGTAAATTACATCCTCAGTGGGCCACACACTACACCTTTCTTCAACAGCCCCTAGTGATAGGGGCCACAATAAAAGCTCTCCGTTACTACTGTAAGTTGTGGGGTAGCAGAACCACAGCCCTCCCATCGACCTATCAGAATGAAGATTGCAGCAGCTGTGTGTTACTCACGCTCAGGTCGCGGGGTCAGACAGGCATCACATGACCTGCCGCTGGGCTTGTTTATCAGAGTGCAGAGGTGACAGGCccactcctgctcctcctccttacacacctcctcactgctccCCAACCCTCGGCCGTGCACCCAGCCCACCAAACTGTTCCTGCTGGGAAGCTTGCTTTAAAGGGATAAAAAGGGAAACCAGGTAAATTATAATGTTCACTGTAGAACAGCTTTAAGTGGCAGATGTGCTGAAAACAGTTCAGTCATATTTTGAACTGGGTGCTCCATGAATCATGGGAGAACAAAGATTTAGTAATTCTTTTCAAATTGGCACAATCATTCTGGGGTAACCATTTTAAACAGAGTGCATTTCTAttcattacagaaaatgaattgCAGGTCTTTTCAGCAGTAGAAA is a window from the Conger conger chromosome 8, fConCon1.1, whole genome shotgun sequence genome containing:
- the aga gene encoding N(4)-(beta-N-acetylglucosaminyl)-L-asparaginase isoform X1; the protein is MNLMLSMKVILCLSLTPTCSAVLPLVINTWPFQEATAKAWSTLGSGGSTLDAVEKGCAQCEIQQCDGSVGYGGSPDETGETTLDAMIMNGDTMDVGAVGCLRRIKNAIGVARAVMERTKHTFLVGELASAFAENMGFPAEDLTTNNSLGIFTKWLTDNCQPNYRQDVSPDPSESCGPYKPKTTLQQIKGHQLINIHAHDTIGMIVINQAGQVAAGTSTNGARHKVPGRVGDSPIPGAGAYADSTVGGAAATGDGDIMMRFLPSYLAVEQMRAGVDPSTACKTAIGRIKQHFPYFFGAVICANTTGSYGAACNKIPGFSKFPFMVSNPKSNVPIKETVDCI
- the aga gene encoding N(4)-(beta-N-acetylglucosaminyl)-L-asparaginase isoform X3, whose product is MIFGRLNTHHVTYSLINKEVKTAWSTLGSGGSTLDAVEKGCAQCEIQQCDGSVGYGGSPDETGETTLDAMIMNGDTMDVGAVGCLRRIKNAIGVARAVMERTKHTFLVGELASAFAENMGFPAEDLTTNNSLGIFTKWLTDNCQPNYRQDVSPDPSESCGPYKPKTTLQQIKGHQLINIHAHDTIGMIVINQAGQVAAGTSTNGARHKVPGRVGDSPIPGAGAYADSTVGGAAATGDGDIMMRFLPSYLAVEQMRAGVDPSTACKTAIGRIKQHFPYFFGAVICANTTGSYGAACNKIPGFSKFPFMVSNPKSNVPIKETVDCI
- the aga gene encoding N(4)-(beta-N-acetylglucosaminyl)-L-asparaginase isoform X2, which encodes MNLMLSMKVILGLSLMPTCSAVLPLVINTWPFQDATAKAWSTLGSGGSTLDAVEKGCAQCEIQQCDGSVGYGGSPDETGETTLDAMIMNGDTMDVGAVGCLRRIKNAIGVARAVMERTKHTFLVGELASAFAENMGFPAEDLTTNNSLGIFTKWLTDNCQPNYRQDVSPDPSESCGPYKPKTTLQQIKGHQLINIHAHDTIGMIVINQAGQVAAGTSTNGARHKVPGRVGDSPIPGAGAYADSTVGGAAATGDGDIMMRFLPSYLAVEQMRAGVDPSTACKTAIGRIKQHFPYFFGAVICANTTGSYGAACNKIPGFSKFPFMVSNPKSNVPIKETVDCI
- the neil3 gene encoding LOW QUALITY PROTEIN: endonuclease 8-like 3 (The sequence of the model RefSeq protein was modified relative to this genomic sequence to represent the inferred CDS: inserted 2 bases in 1 codon) — translated: MVEGPGCTLNGEKIRSRVKTGQKVVEIRGSTPKKNEPQTNSFQVFGGCQYTGVETLGKELFLFFGQRALRVHFGMNGSMRVNPCDRQLGKGTPPALKVQLTSDTVCFFDSTVEIRLSEPCVLKVRAMESLDVCSSKFSFSRAEDVVKRAGCRMLCDVLLDQSVLPGVGNIIKNEALFDSGLNPAVKVNQLTEVQIRHLVKMTRDFTXLFYKCRKAGSPLYKHYKVYKRPTCGQCDGKVTVCRLGEDGRMTYFCQRCQNADAGQVNVGKLPSRNSLVGWVHGRGLGSSEEVCKEEEQEWACHLCTLINKPSGRSCDACLTPRPERPKERMKEDFSAFSPDLIKYPCNAFSKPQEEVKFNRRAAFGTSTLIFTGLSGKPSPMKSPALRSGRTCLNPLTSQRDLNKHNLSLGNTSPNYGSGTFRRRSWALSSGEFEASCSQPQKKMRIDHESFSENKAPTRHRNLTRSPEESGPSPPAVPCCEAHRRPCVLRVVRKEGENQGRQFFACSLPREAQCQFFEWADLHFPLCNHGRRCIMRTVLKLGPNNGRNFYVCALGKAKQCEFFQWAENGPGVKIVPGC